From a single Nasonia vitripennis strain AsymCx chromosome 1 unlocalized genomic scaffold, Nvit_psr_1.1 chr1_random0010, whole genome shotgun sequence genomic region:
- the LOC116418362 gene encoding uncharacterized protein LOC116418362, with translation MAKKKNSGKKELPKFLPFKTVAELLAFEEISQEDYNDVVDYLEYLGGYNAHDAAAIYLKQCFQPTADLVEKVTWLGSRKNGISALKDTRFVQACEGKNNLFICRAFPCKSLSRNQYNFCTYT, from the exons atggcgaaaaaaaagaattccgGGAAAAAGGAGCTGCCAAAATTCTTGCCGTTCAAAACGGTGGCTGAACTGTTGGCGTTCGAAGAAATTTCCCAGGAAGATTATAACGACGTT GTTGACTATTTGGAGTATTTAGGAGGCTATAATGCTCATGATGCCGCTGCTATCTACCTTAAGCAGTGCTTCCAGCCGACGGCAGACCTCGTGGAGAAGGTGACTTGGCTTGGCTCGCGGAAGAACGGCATAAGCGCATTAAAAGATACACGATTTGTGCAAGCTTGTGaaggtaaaaataatttatttatttgtaggGCTTTCCCTTGCAAGAGTCTAAGTCGGAATCAATATAATTTCTGcacatatacataa